The DNA segment GCTACGGGATGGGATCTTGTAGCCAGGGGCTTTAGCCCCGCTCTTCCGGCATGATGCGCAAACAGGTCAGGTCATCCGGAAAATTCCGGCCGCCATGGGCCGCGGTCAGGCTGTCGAGCAGCGAACGCTTCCAGTCCTTGGCGGCGTGGGCCCGCGTCAGCGCGAGGTGCAAATTTTTCGCGCCATAATCCCGGCTGCCGGCCGGGAACTCGTAACAACCGTCGGTAAAGAAATAAACCGCGTCGCCCGGATCCAGGACCAGCTCGCCGGTCGAGATCGCCGCGGCCTCGGCCGAGGCCGAGCTGCGCGAAAGTGAGGGGCTGGGCCGAATCATCAGCACCTTGGAGCTGAAGTCCCGCTTCACCTGGAGCGGCGAGGGCGCTCCGCCGCGGGCGGCCTGCAAGAGCCTTTGGCCCAAATGGTAGCGGGCGATCTGGATGGCGACGTCGTAGTCGAGCTGCCGCGAGGCGTAGCGCTTTTGCAATTCTTGGAGAAGCTCGGGCAGGGCCGGCGCTTGGCTTCCGCGCTCGACCAGCTCGGAGACGATTTCCTTCAACAGATAAGTGACTTGGGCCGAGGCGGTCCCGTGGCTGGTGACGTCGGCGACGTAGACGTAGACCCAGTCGTCGCGGCGCAGGATATCGCAGAAATCGCCGGAGAGCTCCTCGCTCGGGTGGTAGAGGAAGTCGAAGCCGGC comes from the bacterium genome and includes:
- a CDS encoding response regulator; protein product: GAPLSPTPLPQGEREESISCAELNAEVELNRDPSLPTVVCAEDNPDLRYFLRDLLRDQHNVFVGANGEEGLALVEKWRPDLILSDVSMPKMDGMEFCRRVRESPELKNTPFVLLTARTLSESRLEGLGRGADDYLTKPFSEAELLARVHNLISLRRGQLRLQRELAAARAIQIALLPAAGQRFDGAGFDFLYHPSEELSGDFCDILRRDDWVYVYVADVTSHGTASAQVTYLLKEIVSELVERGSQAPALPELLQELQKRYASRQLDYDVAIQIARYHLGQRLLQAARGGAPSPLQVKRDFSSKVLMIRPSPSLSRSSASAEAAAISTGELVLDPGDAVYFFTDGCYEFPAGSRDYGAKNLHLALTRAHAAKDWKRSLLDSLTAAHGGRNFPDDLTCLRIMPEERG